The following coding sequences lie in one Borreliella spielmanii genomic window:
- the rdgB gene encoding RdgB/HAM1 family non-canonical purine NTP pyrophosphatase — protein MKTLFFATTNENKINEVKNILDIPNLNLIVPQNFNIKETGKTFKENSLLKAKALFEILKKNQNVFGEDSGLCIEALNLEPGIYSKRYDTYKLCKKLSTNEKNQLILDLMKNEKNRQAYFICNISYISKNRQISNFEGIIKGKIALSLNGGKNHGFGYDSIFLTKNNKKLSDLTLEEKNKISHRGIAFLKFKKFLLESLFNS, from the coding sequence ATGAAAACACTATTTTTTGCAACAACAAACGAAAATAAAATAAATGAAGTAAAAAATATATTAGATATACCTAATTTAAACTTAATAGTCCCTCAAAATTTTAACATCAAAGAAACAGGAAAAACATTTAAAGAAAACTCTTTACTTAAAGCAAAAGCACTGTTTGAAATTTTAAAAAAAAATCAAAATGTTTTTGGAGAAGATTCTGGGCTGTGTATTGAAGCACTAAACTTAGAACCTGGAATTTACTCTAAAAGATATGACACTTACAAGCTATGTAAAAAATTAAGCACTAATGAAAAAAATCAACTTATTTTAGACTTAATGAAAAATGAAAAAAATAGACAAGCATATTTTATATGCAACATAAGTTATATATCAAAAAATAGACAAATATCAAATTTTGAAGGAATTATTAAGGGAAAAATTGCCTTAAGTTTAAATGGTGGTAAAAACCATGGATTTGGTTATGATTCAATATTTTTAACTAAAAATAATAAAAAGCTTAGTGATCTAACGCTTGAAGAAAAAAACAAAATATCCCACCGAGGAATAGCATTTTTAAAGTTTAAAAAATTTTTATTAGAATCTCTATTCAACAGTTAA
- a CDS encoding DedA family protein has protein sequence MTTMYINTIIESIDSNIAYSPIVFFSLLILAGLNVPISEDAIVLMGGILASRKNEYTLLIFLGIFWGAYLGDIISFYIGKLMGNKFFKNKKDNNLLDKINYYYGQYGVLTLFIGRFIPFGVRNAIFISAGMGNMKSNLFIVSDFFATLLSIIVYFTLSFKLGQSFEIIFSKIKIIIFTIFITIITATLIICVIKKNKKVDKNLK, from the coding sequence ATGACAACAATGTATATAAACACAATAATAGAATCCATTGATTCAAACATAGCTTATTCCCCAATAGTATTTTTTTCTTTGCTAATTTTAGCAGGACTTAATGTCCCTATTTCCGAAGATGCAATAGTGCTAATGGGTGGAATTTTAGCTAGTCGAAAAAATGAATATACTCTATTAATTTTTTTAGGAATTTTTTGGGGGGCTTACCTTGGGGACATAATATCTTTTTACATTGGAAAATTAATGGGAAATAAATTTTTTAAAAATAAAAAAGACAATAACCTGCTTGACAAAATAAATTACTATTATGGTCAATACGGAGTATTAACTTTATTTATAGGAAGGTTTATCCCCTTTGGAGTTAGAAACGCAATATTTATATCAGCGGGAATGGGAAACATGAAATCCAATCTATTTATTGTTTCTGACTTTTTTGCAACTTTACTCTCAATAATAGTTTATTTTACTCTAAGTTTTAAACTAGGACAATCATTTGAAATAATATTTTCAAAAATAAAAATAATTATCTTTACAATATTTATTACTATAATAACAGCAACATTAATAATCTGCGTAATTAAAAAAAATAAAAAAGTTGACAAAAATTTAAAATAA
- the pepF gene encoding oligoendopeptidase F: MINRNEINENDKWDLSFLFANEEEYTKAINAIEIKTKEFKKYEKLELNFDLFKETVNKYYEIMEDLEKVSYYAMLQLETDVTNKDSNKLYSTCINLTTKVSNATSFFMPKILKTNAKKIQAWINAPELKEKKIAIEKILREKNHILNEQEEEILANYTPLYSSYQNIFSALTNADMKFGEINGHPLTNSTYTLFLQNEDQKIRKEAFLKFYQKYKNNENTLANLIISDFKKSHFIAKTRKFQNTFSMQLFSNNIDKKVYTNLIETVNENLSSLNDYYEFRKKILNQEYLYHYDVYVPLTKGITFKNSFEEACEKILKSLEILGHEYTEILRNGLLKERWVDKYENTGKRSGAFSAGSYNGKPYILINYKDESIRDMFTLAHEAGHSMHSYFSIKNNPFPHYNYSIFEAEIASIINEQILAEYLLKNETDAKKIKYIKLTQIDDMISIFFRQTMFAEFEYIIHEMISKEEPIVKETLIETYMNLLKKYFGPSLKFDELSPLECLRIPHFYSPFYVYQYATGIAAALSIYKDIRENKKNAVENYIKFLKTGGSKYPLDSLNITGVDLTKKSTIENTINIFKCRLEEIKKIFQ; the protein is encoded by the coding sequence GTGATAAATAGAAACGAAATCAATGAGAATGATAAATGGGATTTATCTTTTCTATTTGCGAATGAAGAAGAATATACAAAAGCAATCAATGCTATTGAAATTAAAACCAAAGAATTTAAAAAATATGAAAAATTGGAATTAAATTTTGATTTATTTAAAGAAACTGTAAACAAATACTATGAAATTATGGAAGATTTAGAAAAAGTATCTTACTATGCAATGCTTCAATTAGAAACAGATGTAACCAATAAGGACTCAAATAAATTATATTCTACATGTATTAATCTAACTACAAAAGTATCTAATGCCACCTCATTCTTCATGCCCAAAATACTAAAAACAAATGCAAAAAAAATTCAAGCTTGGATAAATGCACCCGAGCTTAAGGAAAAAAAAATTGCAATTGAAAAAATACTAAGAGAAAAAAACCATATTCTAAACGAACAAGAAGAAGAAATACTTGCTAACTACACCCCTCTTTACTCATCTTATCAAAACATATTCTCAGCATTAACAAATGCTGATATGAAATTCGGAGAAATTAATGGACATCCTTTAACCAATTCTACCTATACACTATTTTTACAAAACGAAGATCAAAAAATACGAAAAGAAGCTTTTTTAAAATTTTACCAAAAATACAAAAACAATGAAAATACGCTTGCTAATCTTATTATTTCAGACTTTAAGAAAAGTCACTTCATTGCAAAAACAAGAAAGTTCCAAAATACTTTTTCAATGCAACTCTTTTCAAATAATATTGACAAAAAAGTTTATACAAATTTAATCGAAACTGTCAATGAAAATTTATCTTCACTTAATGATTATTATGAATTTAGAAAAAAAATTTTAAACCAAGAATATCTATATCACTATGATGTTTACGTCCCATTAACAAAAGGAATAACATTTAAAAATTCGTTTGAAGAAGCTTGTGAAAAAATATTAAAATCTTTAGAGATATTGGGACATGAGTATACAGAAATCTTAAGAAACGGTCTTTTAAAAGAAAGATGGGTTGATAAATACGAAAATACTGGAAAAAGATCGGGGGCTTTTAGCGCTGGATCATACAATGGAAAACCTTATATACTTATTAATTACAAAGATGAATCAATAAGAGATATGTTTACTCTTGCACACGAAGCAGGACATTCAATGCACTCTTACTTCAGCATAAAAAACAACCCATTCCCACATTATAATTATTCCATTTTTGAAGCAGAAATAGCATCAATAATCAACGAACAAATATTAGCAGAATATTTACTTAAAAACGAAACCGATGCTAAAAAAATTAAATATATAAAACTCACACAAATTGACGACATGATTTCAATATTCTTCCGACAAACAATGTTTGCTGAATTTGAGTACATTATTCATGAAATGATTAGTAAAGAAGAACCTATAGTAAAAGAAACACTAATAGAAACTTATATGAATTTGCTAAAAAAATACTTTGGGCCTAGTCTAAAATTTGATGAATTAAGTCCCCTTGAATGCCTTAGGATTCCCCACTTTTATTCACCCTTTTATGTGTATCAGTATGCCACAGGCATTGCAGCTGCTCTATCAATATACAAAGACATTAGAGAAAATAAAAAAAATGCAGTAGAAAATTATATAAAATTTTTAAAAACAGGGGGTTCTAAATATCCATTAGATTCCTTAAATATTACCGGAGTTGATTTAACAAAAAAATCAACAATAGAAAATACTATTAACATTTTCAAATGTAGACTTGAAGAGATAAAGAAAATATTCCAATAA
- a CDS encoding glycerol-3-phosphate dehydrogenase/oxidase — MEEYLNFMNNNKETKLKDLENQEFDLIIIGGGATGLGIAVDAITRGYKTILIEKFDYAKGTSSRSSKLIHGGVRYLAQWNISLVKEALHEKAILEKNAPHLINECALITPIYNILEVPYYYFGLSYYHNLMGKEKSSKYKTKLLSKTATIEKAPNIKREGLKCSVLYYDDSFDDARMAITLLRTFTEKGGIALNYTELKKFNKENEKLSGVIIQNKLSKEQISLKSKCIINATGIFSDEIRRLDDEKALNIIKPSQGSHLIIKKDKFPKNHAILMPKTSDNRILFAIPWHDSVVCGSTDIPIKEIEEEPKRFDEEIDFIINNLNNYLNIKIEKSDVKSVYTGIRPLVMDPKAGGNTSKISRNEKIFISDSNLITIAGGKYTTYRKMAEKTLLKAIEKNLIPNYPSTTEDLKLHGYLKKEEAIKIPEPFRTYGSDFEILKNMEGFNKKIHENLDLNEAQIAFAIEFEQAKTIDDVLARRTRSLPLNPQAAIEAAPRVAEIMMKKLNKSEEWKNEQIKNFLEISKKYLIKN, encoded by the coding sequence ATGGAGGAATATTTAAATTTCATGAATAATAACAAAGAAACAAAATTAAAAGATCTTGAAAATCAAGAATTTGATCTTATAATAATTGGGGGAGGCGCAACAGGTCTTGGTATCGCAGTAGACGCAATCACAAGGGGATATAAGACAATACTTATAGAAAAATTTGATTACGCAAAAGGCACTTCCTCTAGATCAAGTAAATTAATTCATGGCGGAGTGAGATATTTAGCTCAATGGAATATTTCTTTAGTTAAAGAAGCTTTACATGAAAAAGCCATTCTTGAAAAGAATGCGCCTCATTTAATTAACGAATGTGCATTGATTACTCCTATTTATAATATTTTAGAAGTACCTTATTATTATTTTGGATTAAGCTATTACCACAATCTTATGGGTAAAGAAAAATCTAGTAAATACAAAACTAAATTACTATCCAAAACAGCTACCATTGAAAAAGCTCCTAATATTAAAAGAGAGGGCCTTAAATGTTCTGTTCTATATTACGATGATTCATTCGATGATGCTAGAATGGCAATAACATTATTGAGGACTTTTACCGAAAAAGGAGGTATTGCTCTTAACTACACAGAGCTTAAAAAATTCAACAAGGAAAATGAAAAACTTTCAGGAGTTATCATACAAAATAAATTATCAAAAGAACAAATTTCATTAAAAAGTAAATGTATAATAAACGCCACAGGAATATTTTCAGATGAAATAAGAAGATTAGATGATGAAAAAGCTTTAAACATTATTAAACCTTCCCAAGGTAGCCATTTAATAATCAAAAAAGACAAATTTCCCAAAAATCATGCAATATTAATGCCTAAAACCAGTGATAATAGGATTTTATTTGCTATTCCTTGGCATGATAGCGTTGTTTGCGGAAGCACCGATATTCCAATTAAAGAAATAGAAGAAGAACCTAAAAGATTTGATGAAGAGATTGACTTTATAATAAATAATTTAAACAACTATTTAAATATTAAAATAGAAAAATCGGATGTAAAAAGCGTATATACTGGAATAAGGCCATTAGTAATGGATCCAAAAGCTGGGGGCAATACTTCAAAAATTTCAAGAAATGAAAAAATATTTATATCAGATTCAAATCTTATTACAATAGCTGGGGGTAAATATACTACATATAGAAAAATGGCGGAAAAAACCTTACTCAAGGCAATAGAAAAAAATTTAATACCAAATTATCCATCAACTACAGAAGATTTAAAGTTACACGGTTATCTTAAAAAAGAAGAGGCAATAAAAATTCCTGAACCTTTTAGAACTTATGGTAGTGACTTTGAAATTTTAAAAAATATGGAGGGGTTTAATAAAAAGATACACGAAAATTTGGATTTAAATGAAGCTCAAATAGCTTTTGCAATTGAATTTGAGCAAGCTAAAACTATTGACGATGTTTTAGCAAGAAGAACAAGATCATTGCCTTTAAATCCTCAAGCCGCAATTGAAGCTGCTCCAAGAGTTGCTGAAATAATGATGAAAAAATTAAATAAATCTGAAGAGTGGAAAAATGAACAAATAAAAAACTTTTTAGAAATAAGTAAAAAATATTTAATTAAGAATTAA
- a CDS encoding bactofilin family protein, whose translation MLNFLTVKKEKKASPLFIFDEIKTIVGVGDFFKGDLVSNNFIRLDGDFIGTISSTKRVIIGESGRVKSSIDANELVISGMVVGNIYAKSKIKIFASGCVIGNISCRSIEVEEGAIIDGYMDIGADHLRAPERNAFFYTGSYKVNEDLLIEINKEYREEKKSFQPLEGEDDKYFSSVMSKIDESK comes from the coding sequence ATGTTAAATTTTTTGACTGTGAAAAAAGAAAAAAAAGCATCGCCTTTGTTTATTTTTGATGAAATAAAAACAATAGTGGGTGTTGGTGATTTTTTTAAAGGGGATCTGGTTTCAAATAATTTTATTCGACTTGATGGCGATTTTATAGGCACTATTAGTTCTACAAAAAGAGTAATTATTGGAGAAAGCGGGAGAGTTAAATCTAGTATTGATGCTAATGAACTTGTTATTTCTGGAATGGTTGTAGGCAATATTTATGCGAAAAGCAAGATTAAAATATTTGCATCAGGGTGTGTTATTGGAAATATTTCTTGCAGGTCGATTGAAGTTGAAGAGGGCGCTATTATTGATGGGTATATGGATATCGGTGCTGATCATCTTAGAGCTCCTGAGAGAAATGCATTTTTTTATACTGGTTCTTATAAGGTTAATGAAGATCTTTTAATTGAAATTAATAAGGAGTATCGAGAAGAAAAAAAATCTTTTCAACCCTTAGAAGGTGAAGATGATAAATATTTTTCAAGTGTTATGAGTAAAATAGATGAAAGTAAATAA
- a CDS encoding DUF327 family protein has protein sequence MKVNNLIAGALNLDSKDYKKGGKKVFFDKSNVFSSVFQTESVKEDKRFVLLENGEFNLDLIKNMLDGINEIGERLLSEPSRQNVIFYKKVISEFISIIISSSVCLKEQKGGSLGDLKRPKYRIIKIINDKLDKLAYSVLQNQMTQIKLLDSIEEIQGLLVDLLM, from the coding sequence ATGAAAGTAAATAATTTGATTGCTGGGGCATTAAATCTTGATTCAAAAGATTATAAAAAAGGTGGTAAAAAAGTATTTTTTGACAAGAGTAATGTTTTTTCTTCGGTGTTTCAGACTGAAAGCGTTAAAGAAGATAAGCGGTTTGTGTTGCTTGAAAATGGTGAATTTAATCTTGATTTGATTAAAAATATGTTAGATGGAATTAACGAGATTGGCGAAAGACTTTTGAGTGAGCCTTCCAGACAAAATGTGATTTTTTACAAAAAAGTTATTTCAGAGTTTATATCCATTATAATATCATCTTCTGTTTGTTTGAAAGAACAAAAAGGGGGGAGTTTGGGAGATCTCAAGCGACCCAAGTATAGAATTATTAAGATTATTAATGACAAGCTGGATAAACTTGCCTATTCTGTTTTACAAAATCAAATGACTCAGATTAAACTTTTAGATAGTATTGAAGAGATTCAGGGTTTACTTGTGGATTTGCTAATGTAA
- the leuS gene encoding leucine--tRNA ligase, which yields MSKYEFIKIEKKWQEFWDNNKTYKVKEDPSIPKEKRLYILDMFPYPSANGLHVGHPEGYTATDIFARYKILNGFHVLHPIGFDSFGLPAENYAIQTGTHPQKSTEENINKFKKQIKALGFAYDWDREIRTHDENYYKWTQWIFLQLYKKGLAYAKEMPVWYCPELGTVLANEEIIQTPNGPKSERGFHNVEKKYLRQWVLKITKYAERLLNDLEELEWPESVKEMQRNWIGKSTGIEIDFEIEGYNDKIKVFTTRPDTIFGITYLVIAPENKLVEKITKNNFKKNVLKYVKQEELKSDLKRTSLEKDKSGVFTGSYAFHPITNEKIPIWVGSYVLGTYGSGAVMGVPAHDERDFQFAKKYELKILPVISKSGKNEILEKAFINDGISINSPNEFNNLKNSEVKDKVIKWLTKNKKGKETVTYKLRDWVFSRQRYWGEPIPILFDKLGNTIPLEKNDLPLKLPETANYKPSLTGESPLSRIKDWVNVKNTGFTRETNTMPQWAGSCWYYLRYLDPKNSKEFANKKKIEYWMPVDLYIGGAEHTVLHLLYSRFWHKVLYDLGYVNTKEPFKKLINQGIITAFSYQKENGILIPNDQVVEKDNKFFDKKDGKEVTQVTAKMSKSLKNVINPDDIIKEFGADSIRIYEMFMGPLTDSKPWNTKGIIGVFRFLNKIWSLREKELSKDNPPKEIISKLHKVIKKVTEDTEKLNFNTAISAMMIFINELLKYEKNYLSIFKPFIIILSPYAPHLAEELWEYIEETPSLFKNSKWPKFDENLIIKETKEIVLQINGKIKDKILLNKEINEEELKELAMENSKIKSNLFNKKIVKIIVIKNKLVNIVIK from the coding sequence ATGTCTAAATACGAATTCATAAAAATTGAAAAAAAATGGCAAGAATTTTGGGATAATAACAAAACATACAAAGTAAAAGAAGATCCAAGCATTCCTAAAGAAAAAAGATTATACATACTTGACATGTTTCCCTATCCTTCTGCCAACGGACTTCATGTTGGCCATCCAGAAGGATATACAGCTACTGACATATTTGCAAGATACAAGATTTTAAATGGATTTCATGTACTTCATCCAATAGGATTTGATAGTTTTGGACTTCCTGCTGAAAATTATGCAATACAAACAGGGACTCACCCTCAAAAAAGTACAGAAGAAAATATTAATAAGTTTAAAAAACAAATAAAAGCTTTGGGATTTGCCTATGATTGGGATCGAGAAATTAGAACACATGACGAGAATTACTATAAATGGACACAGTGGATTTTCTTGCAATTATATAAAAAAGGTCTAGCTTATGCAAAAGAAATGCCCGTATGGTACTGTCCCGAGCTTGGAACAGTATTAGCAAATGAAGAGATTATTCAAACTCCAAACGGGCCAAAATCTGAGAGGGGATTTCACAACGTTGAAAAAAAATATTTAAGGCAATGGGTTTTAAAAATTACAAAGTATGCTGAAAGATTGTTAAACGACCTTGAAGAATTAGAATGGCCCGAATCTGTAAAAGAAATGCAACGAAATTGGATTGGCAAATCAACAGGTATTGAAATTGACTTTGAAATTGAAGGCTACAATGATAAAATCAAAGTTTTTACAACAAGGCCAGACACAATCTTTGGTATCACATATTTAGTAATTGCACCAGAAAATAAACTAGTAGAAAAAATAACAAAAAATAACTTTAAAAAAAATGTCTTGAAATATGTAAAGCAAGAAGAACTCAAAAGCGATCTTAAAAGGACTTCTCTTGAAAAAGATAAATCGGGGGTTTTCACAGGATCTTACGCGTTTCATCCAATAACAAACGAAAAAATTCCAATTTGGGTTGGAAGCTATGTACTAGGAACTTATGGCAGTGGAGCTGTAATGGGTGTTCCAGCACATGATGAGAGGGACTTTCAATTTGCTAAAAAATATGAATTAAAAATTCTACCTGTGATATCGAAATCGGGGAAAAATGAAATATTAGAAAAAGCATTTATTAATGATGGAATTTCAATAAATTCTCCTAATGAATTTAATAATCTTAAAAATTCTGAAGTAAAAGATAAAGTAATAAAATGGCTTACTAAAAACAAAAAAGGGAAAGAAACGGTTACCTATAAGCTTAGAGATTGGGTTTTTTCAAGACAAAGATATTGGGGAGAACCTATACCCATTTTATTTGATAAACTTGGAAATACAATACCTTTAGAAAAAAATGATCTTCCCTTAAAGCTTCCAGAAACTGCAAACTATAAACCTTCTCTAACAGGAGAATCTCCTTTATCAAGGATTAAAGATTGGGTAAACGTAAAAAATACAGGTTTTACAAGAGAAACAAACACAATGCCGCAATGGGCAGGTTCTTGTTGGTATTATTTAAGATACCTTGACCCCAAAAACTCAAAAGAATTTGCAAACAAAAAAAAAATTGAATATTGGATGCCAGTTGACCTATACATAGGTGGAGCTGAGCATACCGTATTACACCTACTTTACTCAAGATTTTGGCACAAGGTTCTTTATGATTTAGGGTATGTAAATACCAAAGAACCTTTCAAAAAACTAATAAATCAAGGCATAATAACAGCATTTTCTTATCAAAAAGAAAATGGAATTTTAATACCCAATGACCAAGTTGTAGAAAAAGACAATAAATTTTTTGACAAAAAAGATGGTAAAGAAGTAACCCAAGTAACTGCCAAAATGTCAAAATCTTTAAAAAACGTAATAAACCCAGACGACATTATTAAGGAATTTGGAGCAGACTCAATAAGAATTTATGAAATGTTTATGGGACCACTAACAGATTCTAAACCTTGGAACACCAAAGGTATTATTGGTGTTTTTCGATTTTTAAATAAAATTTGGAGCTTAAGAGAAAAAGAACTATCAAAAGACAATCCTCCAAAGGAAATAATATCTAAACTGCATAAAGTAATAAAAAAAGTCACAGAAGATACAGAAAAACTAAATTTCAACACAGCAATCTCTGCTATGATGATATTTATAAATGAACTTTTAAAGTATGAAAAAAACTATTTGAGTATATTTAAACCATTTATCATTATTTTATCCCCGTATGCACCCCATTTAGCAGAAGAACTCTGGGAATATATTGAAGAAACCCCTAGTTTATTCAAAAATTCAAAATGGCCAAAATTCGATGAAAACCTTATTATTAAAGAGACAAAAGAAATTGTCTTGCAAATAAATGGAAAAATAAAAGACAAAATTTTACTAAACAAAGAGATAAATGAAGAAGAGCTAAAAGAATTAGCAATGGAAAATAGCAAAATAAAATCAAACTTATTCAATAAAAAAATAGTAAAAATAATTGTAATTAAAAACAAGCTTGTCAATATAGTGATAAAGTAA
- a CDS encoding M23 family metallopeptidase, with the protein MKKRIKFKIISGFRGIFKGFLVICNSLFVALKAIHSFFKQNVSFMIIPHVKGNVKNIKISFLTLFFFSTFFLGGFIGFVLLAVNYVTLSSIVKSTEKNYSLAESEIEDFRNTVVEINSVAKNFSKILDELKTSLKINSNSIDLNKNKQDGDLSDFIDLQILEANSIKELSDLKNIKSKIESSIPPLKSIVKVLHAQDKLLNDIPSLWPLAGGSGIITLHFGPAIEPFTRQWYIHKGIDLGGVRIGTPIVATADGEVVRASYQSAGYGNFVQIKHKYGLATLYAHMSRLNTSKGSYVKKGQVIGFMGQTGYATGPHVHYEVRVGSQVINPDMYLNLATGASK; encoded by the coding sequence ATGAAAAAAAGAATTAAATTTAAGATTATTTCAGGTTTTAGGGGAATTTTCAAGGGTTTTTTAGTTATTTGTAATTCTTTATTTGTCGCCCTTAAAGCCATACATTCTTTTTTTAAACAAAATGTTAGTTTTATGATTATTCCTCATGTTAAAGGGAATGTAAAAAATATTAAAATTTCTTTTTTGACTTTATTTTTCTTTTCTACTTTTTTTTTAGGCGGCTTTATAGGGTTTGTTTTGCTTGCTGTTAATTATGTTACTCTCTCATCAATTGTAAAATCTACAGAGAAAAATTACTCTTTAGCAGAGTCTGAGATTGAGGATTTTAGAAATACAGTTGTAGAAATTAATTCTGTTGCAAAAAATTTTTCAAAAATTCTAGATGAGCTTAAAACTTCTTTGAAAATTAATTCTAATAGTATTGATTTAAATAAAAATAAACAAGATGGGGATCTTTCTGATTTTATTGATTTGCAAATTTTAGAGGCTAATTCAATAAAAGAGCTTAGTGATCTTAAAAATATTAAAAGTAAAATAGAAAGTTCAATTCCCCCTCTTAAAAGCATAGTTAAGGTCTTGCATGCTCAAGATAAGCTTTTAAATGATATTCCGTCTCTTTGGCCTCTTGCGGGTGGATCTGGAATTATTACTTTGCATTTTGGTCCTGCTATTGAGCCTTTTACTAGGCAGTGGTATATCCATAAAGGTATAGATCTTGGGGGGGTTAGAATTGGAACTCCTATTGTTGCAACTGCTGATGGAGAGGTTGTTAGAGCAAGTTATCAATCAGCAGGCTATGGCAATTTTGTTCAAATTAAGCACAAGTATGGGCTTGCGACTCTTTATGCACATATGTCGCGTCTTAATACTTCTAAAGGGTCTTATGTTAAAAAGGGACAGGTAATTGGATTTATGGGACAGACAGGTTATGCAACAGGTCCGCATGTGCATTATGAGGTTCGTGTAGGTTCTCAAGTTATTAATCCTGATATGTATTTAAATTTGGCTACAGGAGCTTCAAAATAG
- the pcsA gene encoding phosphatidylcholine synthase, with the protein MKNINLILAWLVHIFTASGLIVGLYSIISIVNGDYSLLLKLTVIGLIIDGIDGTIARKLRVKELIPEIDGALLDNITDYTNYTFIPVIFFYLGEFIEEKYKVAICIGILLSSAYQFSRTDAKTPDNYFRGFPSLWNLFVILNIIFKIEQITNFIMMSICIITSFIPIKFIYPSKTKELRKITIPLTIISCLIFVVSIFSELSTAALKIAKTVLIFYFAYLTLASIYLTYKTRHR; encoded by the coding sequence GTGAAAAATATCAATTTAATTTTAGCTTGGCTTGTACATATTTTTACAGCATCTGGCCTGATTGTAGGACTTTACTCAATAATTTCAATTGTAAATGGTGATTATTCTCTTCTTTTAAAGTTAACAGTAATAGGACTTATAATAGATGGAATTGACGGAACTATAGCAAGAAAGCTTAGAGTAAAAGAATTAATACCTGAAATTGATGGCGCTCTACTTGATAACATTACAGATTACACAAACTATACATTCATACCCGTTATATTTTTTTATTTAGGAGAATTCATTGAAGAAAAATATAAAGTCGCCATTTGCATTGGAATTTTACTCTCATCAGCATACCAATTCTCAAGAACAGATGCAAAAACACCTGACAATTACTTTAGGGGATTTCCTTCTCTGTGGAATCTCTTTGTAATACTAAACATAATCTTTAAAATAGAGCAAATAACAAATTTTATTATGATGTCAATATGTATTATTACAAGCTTTATTCCAATAAAATTTATTTATCCATCAAAAACTAAAGAATTAAGAAAAATTACCATACCATTAACAATAATAAGTTGCCTAATATTTGTTGTATCAATATTCTCAGAATTATCTACAGCAGCATTAAAAATAGCAAAAACTGTTCTCATCTTTTACTTTGCATATTTAACTTTAGCAAGCATATATTTAACCTACAAAACAAGACATAGATGA